DNA sequence from the Callithrix jacchus isolate 240 chromosome 13, calJac240_pri, whole genome shotgun sequence genome:
CTTGGGTTATCacagtaaaaatacatttatatcaaGTAAAAAACATAACGCGGGacaaacatacacatgtatattttctttctttctttccttttttttttttttgagacagagtttcgctctgttgcccaggttccAGTGCAGgcgtgtgatctcggctcactgcaacctctgcctccctggctcaagcgattcttgtgtctcagcctcctgagtagctgggattataggcatccaccaccacgcccagctaatttttgtatttttagtagagatgggtttttgccatgttggccaggctggtcttgaactcctgacctcaagtgattcacccacctcagccccccaaagtgctgggattatgggcatgagctaccgcaTCCAGCCATACATGTACATTTTCAGAGTTCAAGTGACTATACAGTTTTCTTTATAAGTATGTAAATAAATTTCATAGCACTACAAAAATACAAGTCATCTGAGAAGTTTACAGTGGTCCCAGTACTGTAggagagaattaaataaaataaaatagcggTAGATAATTAAAAGCTGATTAGATAAATCAAGTTACAGTATCATCCTTCAGATTAAAGTGCACTGATAAAACCAATGCCACAGCAAACAAAATCCTGGAATGGGATTCTGCTGCCAATAATCTTGCCTCTTACCCCCAATGTAACAAGGACATACATAAAAAAGATTCTTGATTTAATAACTGCTATCATCTCCACCCCCACCCATGCTATTGGCCTGTGATATTCTTCCCCTAAGAGAGATGTCAAGATTGGATGAGATTCTATCACAGCCAGGAGAAAAAATGAGCAATACCAGAAGCATTCTAATTCCAGTCTTAAGTGAGTAACAACAAAATTACCTGAAAAATCTGAACTAGTGCTTTTAGCTAAGAAGGAAGCAAATATccgagttaaaaaaaaaagtctataaatctaattttaaaaatacaaatccaaAAATAAGTATCTTCTTGCTCTGCACAATTTTATAACAAGGGGGTAAAATGGTGGTGAGTCTATTCACGAAGGAAACGGAAAAGAAGCAACTATTTGAAGGCTGAGGCATTCCTGTTGTCTACTGACTTTCAACTTTTATTAACCACATTAAGCCCTCCACGACGATTTCCCCAGTACCCCAGAAATAATTTGGGTTTCCTTTTGGGCAGGGACAAAAACTGTTCAAAGGACAGATATACAGATGCAGTTCAATCCCTTTGGGGTCCAATCCATGGTCTCCTGTCCCCTGCACAGTGAAgggacttctttttgtttttcttcagatagagtctcgctctgtcaccagactggagtgcagtggcaagatctcggctcaccgcaacctcccccttcccggttcaagcgattctcctgcctcagcctcccaagtcgctgggactacaggcacccaccacaccctgctaatttttgtaattttagtagagacagggtttcaccatgttggcaggatggtctccatctcttgacctgtgatctgcctgcctcggcctcccaaagtgctgggattacaggcatgagccactgtacccggcttctttctttctttctttctttcttttttttaagatgaagtctcactcctGCCCAGACTagaatacaatggcacaatcttggctcactgcaacctccatctcctaagttcaagcaattctcctgcctcagcctcccgagtagctgggataacaggcacataccaccacacgcagctaatttttatattttgggtagagatggggtttcaccatgttggccaggctggtttcgaattcctgacctcaagtgatccacccgcctcagtcttgcaaagtgctgggattacagactggcCTGAAGGGGCTTCTTCATCTTGGGGAGCTGATGGACCCTGCCTTTGCCTCTCACAAGGAGTGTTGCTGAGGAAACCAGGGCACCAAGCAAAGGCACAGGGGAAAGGGCCAAGTAATCCTACTGACGTCATTCCACACCTGCCAGAACTGTGTCAGCGAGTGTGTGGACCACCCAATCCCCTAGCAAGGCTCTGAATaggctggtgtagccagcaggaACCTGGCTATCATAAGAGGAGGGGCTTTAACCAAGTTCatcaaattgaataaaaagtgaatcttttaagttccaggattcTACTTTTCCTATCTCCAGTGGAAGGGCCCTGGATCTAAACAGAGCACATTTTAAAGCTAGCAAGTAGTAGAAGCTGATGTTTAGAAAAGGCCGCTTGTTCGAACCCTGAAAGGCACACTCAGAGAGGCTTTCTCTAAATGCCTCTGCTCCCATCGAGAAACCAGATCCAAGTCTGAGAAGCTGGGTAGGTTTACATGGTATCAAAATTTAACATCTGCAGCCAAAAGCCACACCTGAGCTACTCAAAAGCTAAGAAAGTTCGTGTACGTAACACAGCACCAATCGCGTGGTCCTTTTCTCGTTTAAAGCTCTCAGGTAAGCTTTAAGAACTGTAGGatacatattgaaaaaaatctcagtatgaaagaaagaaaaccccagtgttaaaatacaggaatacCTCCTGCGCCATCTGAATCTCAGGCTCAGGATCAGATCTTATGACCATGTCTCTGGTGggcataaaatattcaaaacctACTTAAAGGCACagtggcatttaaaaataaagccttgGGAATGTACAGTAAAAGATTCATTGTAATCATTGGCCTGGCTTCCATTGGTAGAATTCACTCTTGCCGGATAACACGCAAGGGAGATGGCAATTTGGAGCCTACCAGCTGGTTACCAGGCAGAGCAAGTCCTTGACCCCGGGAGCAGGTGAAAGTGAACTCTCAGAACCATCTTGGTGGTTGTTTCCTGCTGATTTACATCTTTCCTGCTTTTTTGCCAACCTGGGTTGGGATGCGGAGGATGTTAGGGGTTTCTTCCATGACTCTGACGAGCAGGTTGTCAATGTAGTCCTCCAGCTCGCGGACCTGGAACTCCTTCTTGCTTATTGTTTCCTTCTGTTTGAGGACCAGCTGGATCAGCTCATCATGGGTCAGCTGTGCGTAGGCAAATGCAGGGTCTGAGGGGCTGTATTTCTTtcgagagaaggaagaagttggaAAATAGGAGTTAGCAAAGCAGCACAGAAATCTAAAACCTAAAAGAAGtacaaaggaggaaaacatgACTAGTGATCTGGGTCTCTTaggaatctgtttttttttctttctttctcttctttctttcttctttctttttttagatacggagtctcactctgtcacccaggctggagtgcagtggcacgatcttggctcactgcaacctccacctcctgggttcaagcgatgaaTACTCCCTGCGCCATCGGAATCTCTGGCTCAGGATCGGATCTATGACCACACCTCTGGTGGGCATATAATATTTACAACCTAGTTAGATGCACagtggcatttaaaaataaagccttgGGAATGTACAagctttctcagcctcctgaatagctaggactacaggcaaacgccagcatgcctggctactttttgtattttttagtagagacaagtttttaccatgttggccaggctggtcttgaactcctgatcccagataatcctcctgcctcagcctcccaaagtgctgggattacaagcgtgagccactgagctcagccaGGGAATCTGTTTTCAATTCACAGTGAAAACAGGCTGTTGACTGATGAAGTTTTCTGGAAAGGGCCAGATAGCACATATTTGAGCCTCTGTGGGCTACAGATGGCCTTTGTTAACATGGTCTGCCTTGggttttcagtttgtttgttttgttttattttgttgtatgacCTTTTAAGAACCATACTTGGCGTACAGGCGAGGACTCTGGACTTGACTCTAGGTTTGGGTTTTAAGCAATGTCATAGCGGGAGGACTCGTCCTCCAAATGAGTGCTCACTTCTCTGGGAACACTAGGAGCTCACACAACCAAACACCTGGTCTCAGGGCTGGAGACAAGCCCCAAGCCAGAGGAGGCCCAGGAAGACACAGCCGTGACAGAAGGTACAGGTGGGGAAGGGCTGACACAGCCATGACAGAAGGGACGGGGGACAAGGACTCTCCTTCCAGAGCAGCAGGTTGAGGTCCAGCCCAGACCATGCGCTCGTGCTGAAGCTGCGCTCAGAAGGACTCGGTGAGCAGGTGGCTGCAGTGGACACCCAGGGACCTCACTTCACATCATTTCATACTTGAGAAACATGCGCAGTCAGAGCCAGGCACCACTGTGCCCCGTCCTCACCCGTGGCCATCTAGGCACACTCTTGGGTAGACAGTGGCCTGTCCCAGAGCTGAGTGTTCCAGTCCCGAAGAGAGCACGCACCCTGTGGAGTCACTGTGCTTTATCAGCATTTATGATCTGGGGCCCCTGGAGTCCGGCGGCAAGCCCAAGCAGCTGCACGGTGAGGAGACGCCAGGTAAGGCTTAAATGAAAAGTCACACACTGTGCAAGTCCccagtaaggaaaaaaaaaagtaacttttctTGAAATCTGTAGCCTGAGATCTACATGTTTAAATAATCAACATGATTTTGCTGGCAGAACCCTGAGGCAGGAATAGCTTTAGTGCCCTAAGGGTCTAACGGTTTCACTGTCTACCAGGAAGGCTAAGAGACGACCTTCACCAAGAATCAACACTCGCTCCTCAGTGACATGATAGGAGCCCCAGTTCAGTCCAGTGACGTGAACTGCCTGGACATGACCAGAAGTCAGAGGAGGGATCCCAGCCCTCCCATCCCAGCCAGGAACAGAAGCACGATGATGGTGGTACTAACTTAGACACAACATCAACATTTCCATAGACAGAGCGGGCTGAACCCCACGCAGGCTGCACATTCAGAGGTGAGACGCTGGACTGCTTTTCCAAAATCTGCTTCTCCcctaatctttgttttttaaaaactttaaaggcATGCATTCACAGTGCACCTCGTCTGAGCCTCAGTCACTCTAGATGTGACTTCCCAAACAATATATCATCAAAAATGTGCATGTCTGGAAAAGAGTCCTGGAGATCGGTTGCACACAGTGTGAACAtacttaatatcttttttttccccacagagacggggtcttgctatgttgcccagactggtctcgaacccctgagctcaagtgatcctcctaccttggcctcacaaagtgctgtgattccaggcatgagccaccacacccagccttatgtTTCATATCAAGGAAGAAAAGTCACCTCTGTAAATAATGGCAAAGAATATGTCCTCAAGGGATTTTAGATTACACCTCTCATATAGgaatcttacttatttttttaagaagtctCAATACATAAGATACTCTGCATGGAGTTTGAGAGAAAGAAGGATGCAGAGGCTGACACCTGTCATAGAATTCCAACACCTAACATTTGCATCTCTTTATGTTtcctggcattcttttttttttttttctttttttgagacagagtcttggtgtgacaggctggagtacaatgccacgatcttggctcactgcaacctctgcttcccaggttcaagtgattctcctgcctcagcctcccaagcagctgggattacaggtcgcccaccaccacactcagctaatttttgtatttctagtagagatggggtttcaccatgttggccaggctggtctcgaacttgaaGTCacatcctgacctcaagtgatccacttgcctcggcctcccaaagtgctgggattacaggcgtgagccaccatgcccggccttcctGGGGTTCTTCATGATATGTTTTATCATGTCAGCCTCGTACAAAATAGAGTTTTATGGCTTTTTACTATTAGTAAGCATTTTTTCCATCATAACATTTTAGCAAAAATTGCTGTTCTAATGGATACTTAAAATCCTATTATATTTTAACTATTCCTCTATTGCTAgatatttatgttgttttcaatttgtataattatatataacatttttatcaaAATGGATCTTTGGCCATATCTCTAAGTACTTCCTTAAGATAAATGCCTAGAATTGAAAATGTGTACACACTCAAGGTACTTCATACGagccgggcacctgtaatcccagcactttgggaggctgaggtgggcaaatcatgaagtcaggagatcgagaccatcctggccaacatggtgaatccctgtctctactaaaatacaaaaaattagccaggtgtggtggcacgcctgtagtcccagctaccgggagactgaggcaggagaatctcttgaacctcggaggcagaggttgcagtgagccgagatcgtgccactgtactccagcctgggcgacagaggaagactctgtctaaaaaaaaaaaaggacttcatACAAACCATTAAACAGCTATTTAATTTGGATTGTGTaattcaaagggaaaaaagatagttttgtgatatttaaaaattataaaacaatccaGCTTTATAAAAAGTGAGTAATGGTCTTGGAGAAGAAGCGCAGAGAAAATACCCAGGAATGCAAGAAAGAACAGTGCCCACTGTCATGTATTTCCCACCAGGATTCTTACCCTGGACTTTTCCTTTTACAAAGTTGTGATAATGACATACACTCAAATGTGCCTCCAACTTTTTCCATATCACAGATGATTTTTGGACCAAGTTGGCTTCACTATTTCAAAACGGAAATGTTAAAGCCACCTGGGTAAATAATATACTCCCAGTTATAAATCATCTATAAAGGATTCAGGCCCTAAAACaacaaccaagaaaaaaaaaaatcactgtagtAACGATCCAGCTAACTTTTCCTAACTTTAGCTATGCAATTTATTTCCCTTAAATCTCTCTTAATTTGCAACATTCCAAAGAGTACCTCTCTTTATAAATACTGTCTTATGCCTTAACACAAAGCATCTATCATGTGGCAAGCCAATAAACGTCCCCTATTTACTCTGACTGTTTACAAGGCATGGTCCAGAACCAAGAAATGTGTTGCAGGCAGGCAGCGGGGCAGCGGCCAGGCTTACAAATCATGAGCAAAGTAAGCACCAGTTGCCTTTGTTTTGAGCTAAGTTATTCTCTTAGGGCCAGGAGGTAAACCTCTGAATGAAATGAGCTTTGAAGAGGGAATAAGATGGGAGCCAAAGGTCTTGCTAACTTCCCAGAAACAAGGTGTTTGTTTCTCTTTGGAGCTGCACTGCATTCCACAGTAAAAGGAAGACGGATGGGAAGCTGCTGAATGACTAATTTTCATTGCCGTCCCCTTTATGCTGTCATTTTATCCCATTCCTGATAAATATCATTAACTCCAGGAAGACAAGTGCTGCCTCTTCTATCTGCAACAACACACAGAGCCAGGCAAGCTGGTTGACATATTATAGATTTTTTGGCTAGGGCTGAAATGTAGTAGGTACACAGTTCTGGCTGTGTACCTATAATTTTGAGACCAATGCTTAGTGTGTCCTTCCCTGTCAGTGTGTCCTACAAAAAGAGTGgggaccgggcgcagtggctcacacctgtaattccaacactttgggaggctgaggcaggtggatcacctgaggtcaggagtttgagaccagcctgaccaacacaatagaaccccatctctactaaaaacacaaaaaaattagctgggcgtggtggttcatgcctacaatcccagctacttgggaggctgaggcaggagaatcacttgaacctgggaggtggaggttgcagtgagccgagatcacgccattacactccggcctgggcaacagagcaagactccatctcaaaaaaaaaaaaaagaaagaaagagaaagtgaggcAAGATGGTAAGAAGATGTTAACTTGTTTTCAGCAATCAACAGTTATGATTACTTGGCTTCTTTTACCAAAAACTTGGACTTCTAGCTCCCTGTGAACCTTTATCCCAGCTCTTACTGACAGATGTGCAAAGAAGCCCGAGGGAATATCAACCATCCAGCACTTGAAAAACACtttcagccaagcatggtggtgcatctgtagtccaggctacttgggaggctgaggtaggaggatcacttgagcagaggagttcgaggctgctgtgagctatgattgcacctgtgaatagccattgccCAGCGGCCTaggccacagagagagaccccatctccattaaaaaacaaaacaaggctgggcacagtggctcacactggtaatctcagcactttgggagatagaggcaggtggatcacctgaagtcaggagtttgagaccagtctggctaacatggtgaaaccccatctctactaaaaatgcaaaaattagctgggtgtgatggcaggtacctgtaatcccagctacgctggaggctgaggcaggagaattgcttgaacccaggaggcggaagttgcagtgagccaagacggcgccattgcactccagcctgggcaacaagagcaaaactccatctcaaaaaataataataataaataaacgaTTCAATATCCAGAGTCCCTGGGACTTTAAAATCTATGATGAAGTTAAACTTTAGCATCTCCAAACTAAATAAAACTAAGTTTTATTTCTACAGACTGCAGTTCCCAGTGTCAGTTGGGAAGTCCTTCTCTACATATTTGAAATACAACACATCCTTGCCCCTAAACGTCACCAATCCCTCAGTAAATCACTTCTTCTAGCCCAGATGATACTGAATTGAGGACCAGGGATCCGCAGCAAGGCAGTATTCTAAATCCTTCAGATTTGAGAACCAGAGGGCAGGATAAAGACACTCCCAGGTAGAGTTCATCTGGGAGGCTGGTTTTGTATTATGAGGAGTTGTTTTTTAATGTTAGCCCATGCTTTTCAAAGAGAAGAGACCCTCCAAATGAGCAAGATACTTCCTGGAAATTTAGCTTAAGGAAATAAtctaaaggaggagaaaaagttCCATATAGGAAGTTGTTGACTATAGTGTTAAttcataatgaaaaaaagaaacaggccgggcatggtgccttTTGCccgtatcccagcactttggaagccctaagcaggctgatcacttgagcccaggagttcaagaccagcctgagcaacatggtaaaaccccaactccacaaaaatacataaattaggcAAGTATGGTAGTgatcgcctgtagtcccagctacttgggaggctggggtgaaagGATTGATTggacccaggagttcgaggctacagtgagccatgattgcgccactccactcagtctgggcaacagagcaagacccttaataaaaaaaatttcctgaatttgatgaATGTCCTTACTGTTAGGAATATTTACAGGTAAAAGGAGCATgaggtaggctgggcacagtggctcatgcctgtaatcccagcactttgggagaccaaggcaggtggatcacctgaggtcaggagttcgagaccagtgtagccacacagtgaaacactgtctctactaaaaatacaaaaattggccatgcatggtggtgcacacctgtagtcctagctgcttgggaggctgagacaggagaattgcttgaacccaggaggtagaggttgcagtgaactgagatcatgccactgcactacagcctgggtgacagagcaagactccgtctcaaaaaaaaaaaaaagctccctgATTTTGATGAATATCCTTACTATTAGGAATTACTCACTTAAGTATTTAGGGTTAAAAGGAACATGAGGTACACAACTTACTTCCAAatgattccaaaaaaaaaaaaaatgatgccaacacctgtgtgtgtgcatccagcaagagagaaggggagggagaggaagcagaggttgaggctgctgggCAAATCTGGTCAAATGTTAACTACTCGTGAATGGGGAGGAAGGGTTTGAAGGAGCTCTTTGTACTATTCTTGCaacatttttttaagatttggaATTAGTTCAAAATGAAGTTACCAAAAAAGTATATATGCAATGATTGCAATTATCAGAATTTTACATTCttgccaaaagaaagaaaatgtgggaagaaAATCCCTGAGGTGAACGAGCCAGATTGTGGGTGACATCTTCTTCTCATTAAAAAGAAgggccaggctgggtgtggtgactcgcgagtgtaatcccagcaccttgggaggccaaggtgggaggatcacttgagcccaggatttcaagaccagcctaggcaacactgCAAAGCCCCATCTCTGTTAAGAAGGAGAAGTTTtaaatctgctttaaaaaaaaagaagggtcaCCGTCAATCATGTTGCTTGAGacataaaaatttaacaataacTAAACAAGTATAAGgtaatacagaaattatccagtGGAATGTCTGGAAGTTTCCCAAGTTTATCCAAAGACTCCAGAGGTACGGCTAAGTGGCTCCTGCCACCACTGGCTGCCCAGGGAGAGGTATACGATGGTGACTATGGAAATGGGTGCTCTGTCAAGCCCTAACGAACGCACCAGCTTCCCAGAAGACATACCTTCATCATGGCCTCGTTGTTCAAGTTCTCACTGATGATGGTAGCAGTTCCCAAGCTGGAGTTAGCAATCTTGGTGGCTGTTGTGTTCATTGGCTTCACAGGATGAGGTCtaaagagaaggggaaaagaatCTTTAGACCTTCCTGTCATGGCAAAACTGAGCAACTGCCCACCAAAAAGATGGCAGCCAGTAAGCCAGACAAGTGGCAGATGGGTCACACACTATCCTCATCTCTGGGCCAACACACTCCAATGTCTCAGTTCCTGTGGAAACAAAAGCAGTCAGGATTGGGCCGCCACATGCAAGCCAGCAAAGCATGTCCTTGCCCAGGTGTCCTGATGTCCTCAACAGAACCCTCGGTCTTATTACAAACATCAGGAGAACATTAAAGGcaatctcttatttttttgaggcaacCAGAGCCTAGGCATTCACTGTGAAACTCTGCAGAGGCTTCTGTTCCTCTGCAGTAAAGAGAGTTCAGAACAAACATGTAAGTTTCACGACAGGCAGTGCTTCAAGAAGTTTTTGACACTGCTAGATGCTACTCCCGCTCAATGCCCGTTAGTTCTGAGACTGTTAAGATATTGGTGGCATTGCGTTTGTGCAATGTGACAGCTTCAAATCTGACTGTGCAGAACAATTCCTAAACTCTATTTGAAGACCATTATGTCTTTGCTATAAACATAGCAGTGTCTTGAGTTATTCCCACCACGAGGGGCAGTCCTACCAGCAGGATGTCACATCAGAAAGTCTGTGTGGTTAGAAAGTGTAACCTCTGCAGGTAGAAAGCCAAGCAGACATTGCTCACATCACAAAGACAGTCTCCCCCATCGCTCACCTGTGCTTGGCTGGCGCCGTTCCAGCGCTCGGCTGAGCTGAGACTGGATGTGTCTCCGAGGGTGAGACCCAGGCCTGGAGGGGTGGCTTCCTCTTGCCAAAATTCTCAACTCTACCAGCGGAGCCCTCTGTTgtggcttttttttgagattctgCTGTGCTAGTGTGGTGAGTGGCAGAATGTACAGAGCTGGGGAAAGAGTGTGTGGCAGGAAAGGTCTCAGAAGGGGAGGGGCTCGGTACAGGATTCTCCAGGGACATGCCAGGAGGCGGGCTTGGACTCCCATTTCCCATTGGTTTTTCTTCCTCACTACCATTGGAGCCTGGCAGCTGTTTATCCAAGCTTGAACTCTTGCCAAGATGTGGTTTGTGAATTCCGAACGCTGTGGTCTGCTCTGAAGGAGCTGTCACAGATGCTTGGGGTGCTTGCAGCCTGAAATCACGCAGGCCCTCCCCCAGCGCCAACCCATCTGCCTCACCACTGGGCCCCTTTCCCTTCTCTGGACAAGGGAGTACCATGCTTGGGGATGAAGCTCCTACGTCCAGAGTTGACAACTCTGCTGTCTCTCCATCATCTTCAGCCTGAGCGTCATCTTCGCCCTGATCTACTCTTTCATCATCCGATGCGACTTCAGGAATGGAAGGAAGGCTTAAGTTCAGATCGGCCATGACTGGAGATTCAAAATCTGAGGCAGACTGAAGGTCACTCAAGGGATCAGACAATAAACCTTCGTGGTCACTGGCCTTGCTCTGATACTGAGTCACAAGGGCATCGCCTTCCTCCGTCCTAAAGAGTGGCGTGTCTTTTGCTGAGCTTGCTTCTCTCATGGGGCCTTTGGAGAAACTCTCCtcctgggaggggaggaggaggtgatCAGCCAGGGAGGCTGGCGTACCGCAAGTCGCCGGCCTAGGCATGGTCACCGATTCCCTCTCTGAGTCCTCTGCATGGAGAGAAGCAGGAGGTTCCCTGTCAGATGGATTTCCAGCGACAGCCCATGCAGCGGTCAGCTCCTGGGGATAAGTGCTGTGTTCTTCCACCAGCGGGGCGGCTCTCTCAACTGCCTCTTCCGTGAAGAGCTGCTCAGAGAACGACACGCGCTTCTTGGTTTTCTTCTGGCCCTCACCGAGGTTCAGATCTGTCTCTTCCAGCTTCCGTAGCATGGCATCAATGGAGGGGACCCATTCTCCCACCGGAAGAGGGGGCACCGATTCTTCAACTGCATCCCTAGCTTTGCTCTCCGCAAGAGACCCAGCCTGACTCTCCAAGTCTCGGTCTCCTCCTGCCGCAAGCTCCCCAGCGGGGCTTGCAGCTCCATCACTGCTGAGTGAAAGGGCAGAAGGTACCTCTCGGGCCTCTCCAGATGTTGAGCTGTAGTCTTGTTTTCTGCAGGGAAACCTCGGAAGTTCTCCCTTTTGTCGTCCCATTTCAGGCTGCTCCAGGAGAGACTCCTCTGACTCAAGGCTACTGGTGTtcttctctgtgcctgtttcaCAGGTCCTGCCCATCGGAGAATCTTCCGCCCCTTTATTCACTAGAATGGGTGGCTGTTTGGAAAGTGGTCCCAGGGCAGAAGAACCGGAATTTAGAACTGGTGTTAAACTCTCCCATTGCCACTCTGCCTCAGGGAGCAAGGGTGGTTCTTCAGACTTGGCCTGGCCCCTGTCTGTGGGAGGCCAGCTTTCAATTGGAGTAGATGTGGAAATGGGAGCTGCTATGGGAGATGAGACagaggagaagacagaaagaCTCTCAGAGGACTGTGTGTCTGCACCACGTCCCAGTGCAGAGGGGACAGGTGCCTGGCCAGAActagaagggagaggaggaggagaggaaggggcgTCAGTGGGGGAAGGAAGCCTGGCTGTGGGTTGCGCCTCCAGAGACACTTCCAGTCTGCAAAAAGGACAAAATCTGCAAGTCAGTGCAGATGCATCATGAGAGACAAAGCACACAAAAATCAAGTCATTCACCAGGAGAGAACGTCTTTACACTTGGGGCAGTACCTTTAGAAGTTAAAAAAGGAacactagctgggcacggtggctcacgcctgtaatcccaacactgtgggaggccgaggcaggcggatcacctgaaatcaggagttcaaacccagcctgaccaacatggtgaaacctcgtctctactgaaaaatacaaaattgagctgggtgaggtggtggcgcacgcctgtaatcccagctacttgggaggctgaggcaggagaattgcttgaacctgggaggtggcggttgcagtgagccgagattgcaccactatactccagcctgggaggcagagggggactgtctccaaaacaaaacaaaaaaaaagaacactaaacaaaacaaacaaacaaacaaaaaaagaacactaaCATTTAACATACACAACAGACACTTTTACAACCAAGCAGATCTGCCACACAAAGGTCTGT
Encoded proteins:
- the RAB11FIP1 gene encoding rab11 family-interacting protein 1 isoform X1, with product MSLTASAGRGLGAVWSPTHVQVTVLQARGLRAKGPGGTSDAYAVIQVGKEKYATSVSERSLGAPVWREEATFELPPLLSSGPAAAATLQLTVLHRALLGLDKFLGRAEVDLRELHRDQGRRKTQWYKLTSKPGKKDKERGEIEVDIQFMRNNMTASMFDLSMKDKSRNPFGKLKDKIKGKKKDSGSDTASAIVPSTTPSVDSDDESVPKDKKRKSKIKTLFSKSTLQKTPLSQSMSVLPTSKPEKVLLRPKDFQSQWDEDDNEDESSSASDVMSHKRTSSTDLKQLNQVNFTLPKKEGLSFLGGLRSKNDVLSRSNVCINGNHVYLEQSEAKDETKDSSPSSSPSPQGFRKKHLFSSTENLVSRSWKEPAEGGGLSSDRRLSESSTKDSLKSMTLPSYRPAPLVSGDLRENTAPANSEAPKEAKESKKPESKRSSLLSLVTGKKDVAKGSEGENLLTVPGREKEGMLMGVKPGEDAPGPAEEVVRRSEKDTVTIVSRPGSSLNPFEDVEITEPEAEPEAKSELKPPIPSARAPQTRAVKPRLEVSLEAQPTARLPSPTDAPSSPPPLPSSSGQAPVPSALGRGADTQSSESLSVFSSVSSPIAAPISTSTPIESWPPTDRGQAKSEEPPLLPEAEWQWESLTPVLNSGSSALGPLSKQPPILVNKGAEDSPMGRTCETGTEKNTSSLESEESLLEQPEMGRQKGELPRFPCRKQDYSSTSGEAREVPSALSLSSDGAASPAGELAAGGDRDLESQAGSLAESKARDAVEESVPPLPVGEWVPSIDAMLRKLEETDLNLGEGQKKTKKRVSFSEQLFTEEAVERAAPLVEEHSTYPQELTAAWAVAGNPSDREPPASLHAEDSERESVTMPRPATCGTPASLADHLLLPSQEESFSKGPMREASSAKDTPLFRTEEGDALVTQYQSKASDHEGLLSDPLSDLQSASDFESPVMADLNLSLPSIPEVASDDERVDQGEDDAQAEDDGETAELSTLDVGASSPSMVLPCPEKGKGPSGEADGLALGEGLRDFRLQAPQASVTAPSEQTTAFGIHKPHLGKSSSLDKQLPGSNGSEEEKPMGNGSPSPPPGMSLENPVPSPSPSETFPATHSFPSSVHSATHHTSTAESQKKATTEGSAGRVENFGKRKPPLQAWVSPSETHPVSAQPSAGTAPAKHRPHPVKPMNTTATKIANSSLGTATIISENLNNEAMMKKYSPSDPAFAYAQLTHDELIQLVLKQKETISKKEFQVRELEDYIDNLLVRVMEETPNILRIPTQVGKKAGKM